From the genome of Ralstonia insidiosa:
CTCCCGTCGAGGGTGGCATTACCTGCGGCGCGATATTGCGACACCTCTTTTAGCCACCAATCCCGCCATTGCTCGTAGCCGTCGCTGAGGCTCGGATAGTTTTTACGGCTGCCTCTACTCCACTCACGGCGCAGCCGCAACGCGGCTTCACGCTCAAGAGAAGGGATGATGCGATCGACAACCATCGAGTGACCTTGGTCAAGCTCCTTCAGCCATTCACCTCCAGGCTGCCACGCGAAGTCCGCGGGCTCAATATCAAACGGGACGGGCCCTAGAAACGCGTCGGGTCCTACGTATTCGTCTGAATTGTCAATCTTTCCCATCATGCGTTCTCTGATTCGCTGGCTAGCGCAGAAACTGGTCGGTTAAGCTTCGCGACGGCCGCCGACAGGTGCTCGGGCGCAAGATGCGCGTACCGCAGCGTCATCGTCAAATCGGCGTGACCAAGTAGCTCGCGCACCGTGTTGAGATCCACGCCCGCCATAACGAGCCGGGACGCGAAGTGGTGGCGCATGTCATGCCATCGGAAATGCGTGATCTTTGCGTCGTTGAGCAGCTTGGACCATGCGGTTTTTACGTCGGTCCGCACGCCTCCGGCCGCGCTCGCGAAAACAATGCTGTGCTGCGTCTGTTGCTGGCGCCATGCCTTGAGCGTTGCTAGTGCTTCGTCGTTTAGTGGAATGTGGCGCTGCTTTCCGGACTTCGCCAAAGCGTCAATCACGGTCAAGATTGCACGGTCGAGGTTTACATGCTGCCAGTTGAGCTTTAACAGCTCACCTTGCCGAAGGCCGGTGTTGATCGAAAGTAGCACCGCAGGCTTGAGGTAGTCGACGAAGGCAAGGCTGCGTAGGTCTGGCATCGGTTCGTATCCCCTCGCGGCGCGCCATGCGTTCGCCGACTCACGGCCGGTGCGTTCACGCTCTTCGCGAGCATCTAGCGCCATGCGCAATCGGGTCTCTTCGTCGCCCGACAGCCAGCGCACCTTACCGCTGGGTGCCTGTAATGCCTTCACCGTCCGCATAGGGTGCTCGGCAATCAAACCCCATTCGAGCGCCCGAGAAAACAGGCCGCGCAGCGCCGATAGGTCTCGATTGGCTGTGGATGCGCTGACGTTAGCCTTGAGGCGGTTGGAGCGCCACTTCTCGATGATCCACGCATTGAACTCGCTGATCGGCTTGTCGAGGTGTTGGGCGAACGACTTGCGCAGACGTGCCGTTGTCGCAGCGCTGCTTTTGGTGTTGGCAGCGAGCCAGTCGGCGTAACGATCATCGATGAATTTCGCGAGCGTTGGCGTGCCGACAATCTTTTCGGCTTCCACCTTTCGGCGACGGCGCTCAAGCACATCCGCTGTCGTGTCGCCCGTCTTGTCTACGTCGCGCAGGGATTTTTTCGCCAGCTCACGCGCCTCGCCAGGGTTCAAGTCTGGCCAGTAGCCGAGCACGCGCCGCCCGCGCGAGCCGTCGGGCTTCGTCCATCGGATTGTGTAGCTAATCCGGCCGGCGGGCGTCACCTTCACCACGAACGCGCGCACGTCGGCATCCACGAATTCCTGGTACCTGCCGGTTGGTATGATTGACCGCAAGAAATCGCGGTCGATTTTGAATCTTTGCCCCATGCCCTAGACCCTGCCAATAAGGCAAAAGTATAGCTTAGGGCCGAATTAGGGCCAATCACGCCGTGAACAAGCAAGTACACACCTGAACACGGGTTACATAAGTAGCTGATTTTTCAATAAAAAAATACACCAACTTACCTCAAAGAACATGTTTCTCGGCTCTCCGAAGGCAGGGGTTGCTGGTTCGATCCCAGCCGGGCGCGCCAAACACTCACCGAATTGCGCAAAATGTTGGGGCGGTCCTGCGCCCGAGTCACGTTTCTGCCGCAATCCATGGCGTCGCCGCCAAATACGGTGCAAGACAGGATCAAGCCCCGCCCCGCGCGCTTTCGCGATCCCCAATTCCGTCGATCGAAGATCAGGCACGCTGGGGAACATCACCCGTCAGGAGTCGAGCAGTGAGCCGTTACTGGAGCGATGTGGTTCAGCAACTTGTGCCGTATGTCCCGGGTGAACAACCCGCGCTGGCGCACCCGGTCAAGCTGAACACCAACGAGAACCCCTACCCACCGTCGCCGCGCGTGGTTGAGGCCATCGCCCGTGAACTGGGCGACACGGGCAACAGCCTGCGCCGCTATCCCGATCCGCTGTCGCGCCGGCTGCGCGAGACGGTCGCCGCGCATCACGGCTTGCAGCCCGAGCAGGTGTTTGCAGGCAACGGTTCAGACGAGGTGCTGGCGCACGTATTCCAAGCGCTGCTCAAGCACGACAAGCCGCTGCGTTTTCCCGACATTTCGTACAGCTTCTACCCGACCTACGCCCGGCTGTACGGCGTGCAGTGCGACGTGATTCCGCTGGCCGACGATTTTTCGATCAACGCTGATGACTATCTGGGCGACGCGGGCGGTGTGCTGTTCCCGAACCCGAACGCGCCGACCGGCCATGCGTTGCCGCTGGCAGAGATCGAGCGGATCGTCGCGGCCAACCCGTCGTCTGTGGTGGTGATTGACGAAGCGTATGTGGATTTCGGTGCTCAGTCGGCAATCTCGCTCGTCGACCGCTATCCGAATCTGCTGGTCGTGCATACGACGTCCAAGTCCCGCTCGCTCGCCGGCATGCGGGTCGGCTTTGCGTTTGGCCACGCAGCGCTCATCGAAGCGCTCAACCGCGTGAAGGACAGCTTCAACTCGTACCCGCTGGATCGCCTTGCCCAAGTGGCAGCCCAGGCGGCTTACGAAGACGACACCTACTTCCGCACCACCTGCGCGCGCGTGATCGCCAGCCGCGATCGGCTGACACAAGCCCTGCACACCCTGGGGTTCGAGGTCGTGCCGTCGGCCGCGAACTTTGTCTTCGCACGGCATCCTGCACACGATGCCGCCACGCTGGCGGCGCACCTGAAAGCGCAGGAAATCTTTGTACGTCATTTCAAGCTGCCGCGCATCGACCAGCATCTGCGCATCACGGTCGGCAGCGATGACGAATGCGACGCATTCATCGAGGCGCTGCGCGACCTGCTGGCCTGACCCCCGCGACAAATTGCCATCCCCGGCGGGCAAGCATCGGCGGCCTCGATGGGGCAGCCCGCCAGATGGGGGATGGCAAGCCCCGTTGCCGCGCCATTCCCCAGCCACACGGCCTATCTGCACACTTTCACTGACTGCATTACCAACCAGCGAAGTCAGTGATTACTGCACGTAGGTAAGGGGAACATTGACCAGACGCAGGTGCCGCCAGCCGATTGCTGTGCCAGAATGCACGAGCGGGAAAATGGCGCGCCGACGCCGTCCGCTGTCCCCTAGGGCGAGCCGGTGCGTAAGCACCAGCGCGGCACGGGACGCCACACAACACACTCCCACAAAAGGAATCAGCATGTCCAATCGTCGTCAATTCCTGAAGAGCATCCCGATCGTGGCCGCCGCGGGCGCCGTCATGTCGATGTCGGATCTGGCTCTGGCAGCACCGATGGTGGCGGAGACCGACCCGCAAGCCGCCGCCCTCGGCTACAAGGCCGACACCACCAAGGTCGACAAGGCCAAGTTCCCGAAGCACGCAGCAGATCAACACTGCGGCAACTGCGCCCTGTACCAAGGCGGCACGGCAGCACAAGGCGGCTGCCCGCTGTTCGCCGGCAAGGACGTTGCCAACAAGGGCTGGTGCAGCGCCTGGGCGAAGAAGGCCTAAGCTACACAGGCTGGCCACTCGCCAACGAAACGGACCCTGCGGGGTCCGTTTTTGTTTTGCCGATGCCGCTCTACAATGCGTGCCATGCCGTTCACATTCACGCCCACCGTCCTCGTCATCGACGACGAACCCCATATCCGCCGCTTCGTCCGCGCTGCGCTGGAGGAAGAAGGCTGCGAAGTCCATGAAGCCGACCGCGTCGAACGCGGGCTGATCGAGGCCGGCACACGCCAGCCGGACGCCGTGATCCTCGACCTTGGCCTGCCCGATGGCGACGGTATGCAGTTGATCCGAGAGTTGCGCACCTGGACGGAGGTGCCGGTGCTGGTGCTCTCGGCCCGCGTAGATGAGCGCGACAAGATCGAGGCGCTCGATGCCGGTGCGGATGACTACCTCACCAAACCCTTTGGCGTGGGCGAACTGATCGCCCGCCTGCGCGTGCTGCTGCGCCGACATGCCAAGCGTGGTGAAGACGGCGGCAGCGTCATCCGCTTCGGCGAGGTGGAGGTCGACCTGGCGCGCCGCCTGGTCACCCGCAACGGCGAGGCCGTGCACCTCACTCCGATCGAATATCGCCTGCTGGCGGTGCTGCTCGGCCGGCGCGGTACCGTGATGACCCACCGCGAGCTGCTGCGCGAAGTCTGGGGCCCAGCGCACTCTGACAGCAGCCACTACCTGCGCATCTATATGGGCCACCTGCGCCACAAGCTTGAGCGCGACCCCGCGCGGCCCGAGTACCTGCTGACCGAGGTCGGCGTCGGGTACCGCTTTACGGCCTGAGCCTTACTGTTCCTTGATGCCCGCGGCGCGCACGATGCGGCCGTTGCTGTCGTATTCCGCGCGGATAGCGGCAGCAAATTGCTCGGGCGTGCCGCCTGCCGGCACCACGGCGGCCTGCGTGAGTCGATCGCGCAGGTCGGGCGCGGCCAGCGCCTTGTTGATCTCCGCATTCAGCCGCGTGATGACCGGCACGGGCGTCTTGGCCGGCGCAAACACACCGAACGTTGACGCCATGTTGGCCTTGGCATAACCAAGTTCGGCAAAGGTCGGCACGTTCGGCAGCGCATCGAGCCGGTGCGGCGCGCCCACCGCAAGGGGGCGCAGTTTGCCGCTGGCGATATGCTGCATCAGCGTCGGGCCGACATTAGTCGACATCACCTCCACCTGCCCGCCCAGCGCGTCCGTCAGTTGCTGGCCACCGCCCTTGTACGGAATCAGCGTGATATCGACACGCGCCTGCGTCTTGATCTGCTCCAGCGCCAGATGCCCCACCGTGCCCAGACCCGACGTCGACCAGCGGATCGAACCCGGCTTGGCGCGCGACTGGCCCAGCATGTCGGCAAAGCTCTTGCCCGTGAACGACGGCGTGCCCAGCAGGATCATCGGCGCGTACATGACGTTGGCCACGGGGGCGATGTCCTTCTGCGGGTCATACGGCAGCTTGCCGAAATGCGGGTTGAGCGTCAGTGGGCTCACCGACGAAAAGCCCAGCGTATAGCCATCGGGCGCAGCCTTGGCCACCGCATCCATGCCGATACTGCCGCCCGCACCGGCGCGATTCTCCACCACCACCGGCTGACCAAGCTGTGCCGAGAGCTTCTCCCCCAGGGCACGGGCCACGTTGTCGGAAATCCCACCGGTCGGATAGGCGACGATGATGCGGATCGGCTTGGCCGGGTAGTCCTGCGCCTGCACGGGCACCGCAGCGAGCAGCGAAACACCAGCACACAGCAGCGCAGCAGAAGCAATCAGACGACGACGGGCAGAACGTTCAGCAGTCATGGCGCGCAGGAGGGGCAATCAGAAAATGCCATTGTAGGCGGATGCCCCGGCAGTCTTGCCCCGCCATATCAAGACAACAAGGCAAAAGAAAAGGCGCCCGAAGGCGCCTTTCCGTTCCCAATCGAGTGACAGCGTCGATTAGAAGATGTGGCGGATACCCACGCCAGCGCTGGTCTGGTTCGACTTGCCAATGCCGGTTGCGTTGCCGCCACCCGACAGTTGCGGCAGTGCTGCGTCCTTGACCTTGTTGTAGTCGATCGTGCCGTAGACTTGCGTGCGCTTGGACAGAGCGTATTCGGCCAGCAGAACGCCGGTGTAGCGCTTGCCGTCGTTGCCGGCGGTCAGCTGTGCGTTGCTGATGCTGTCGTAGTAGAACGCGCCCGTCAGAGCCAGTGCCGGGGTGACGTTGTACGTCACGCCCAGGATGCCGACGTGGTCACGACGCTTCGTCGCGCCCGGGGTCAGGCCAGCGCCCGTGGTGGCGTTGCCGTAGATGTTCAGGCCGAAGGCGCTGCCACCAACGCAGTTCGACGAGCTGTTCACGCAACCGGTGGCATCGCTGCTGTCGATGTAGCCCACGTACAGCTTGGCCGGCCCAACGGTGTAGTTACCGCCGATACCCCACACGGTTTGCTTGTTGCCAGCGATGTCCTTGTGCTGCTGTGCGAAGCCGCCGATGTAGGCCGGGCCGAATTCATAGGCCACCGTGCCGCCAACGTACGAGTTCTGGCTAGCAGCGCCAGCCACTTCACCAAAGCCGTAGGCCAGGCCGACCGACAGGCCGTTCCACTTGCCTTCGTACTTCAGCATGTTCGACTCGCGCAGACCGGTCAGGCCGTAGTACATCCACGAGTTGCCGTCGTAGTTACCCACGCCCAGCGGGTCAAAGTTGCCGCCAGTCGTAAAGCCGAAGTTGTATTGACGGCCCAGCGTGATGGTGCCCAGGTCCTTGTTCTGCAGACCCACGAACGATTGACGATTGAACAGCGTACCCTTGCTGCTCATCGTGCCCGAATCGGAATTGAAGCCGCTTTCCAGCACGAACAGTGCCTTGTTGCCACCACCCAGGTCTTCCGAGCCCTTCAGGCCCCAGCGGCTGTTGGACACAGCACCGCTTTCCATCTGGGTCACGCTGTTGCCAGCTTGGTTAGCGTTGTTGATGTAGTGAATGCTGGTATCGACAATACCGTACAGCGTCACGCTCGATTGGGCGTAGGCAGAACCTGCGAACAGGGCGCCAACTGCAACCAGAATGGCAGACTTTTTCATGTGGGCTCGTAATAAAAGAGTTGTCTCAAACCGCCCGCCCCCGTGTGCATGAGGTTGGGCTCCTCCGTTCCTTTGCTTCCGTGTCGGAAGTGCCGCGCAAATTTAACAAAAGCCCTTATGCGCGGCAAAGCAATTCACAGAATCGCGCCACCAAGTGTGGTAAGCACGCATCGCTCTTAATGCGCTGCACCAAAACAGCCTCCGACAAGGCTTGCCGGCTCGTCGCGCCCTGCTGTGGTGCACCAAGATTGGCTCGCGGGCTTCCAATACTCCCTGTTTAGGCAAAAAGGTGGCCCCCGCCCCCCGACACTCCCGCCTTTGGTGGGTTTTGCGGCGCCATTCACGCTGACTCGCATCATTTCGGCGCTCACAACAAACCGTTCGTCGCACCACCGTGGATACGGCCATCCCTCTGACCTACGCTTCAGGCCGTGGCAGGACAGTCAAAAGACCACGCCTTAAAACAGCATCGAAAATCAGTTGAAGAAGGAGTTCGCCATGCGACTCAAGCAAATTGGAATGGCCGCGCTGTTGGCGGCAGGTGCCCTGGCGGCGGGCGGCGCTTGGGCGCAGGCCAGCCGCGTGGAGGTGTTCGGGCAGGCCGCCCGCGCCGAACGTTTTGACGTCTATAGCGATGGTGCCCGCACCGGGCGCTTCGACACCTACACAGAAGGCGCGCGCAGCGGCCGCTTTGACCCGTATTCGGACGGCATGCGCAGTGACCCGGCCGGCCGCACCCGCGACGGTGGTGGCTCAGTCTATGGTTATCCGGTACCGAGTTGATACGGAAAGCGCACATTGTTCACGCGCTTTCTTCAGTTAAGGGCCGGTCTCCAGGCACCCTCCGTTTTCCGCCTTTGGCCCAATCCGGCCCCGTTGGTGTTGCATCAGCGGGGCTTTTTCGTGACTGCCGCGTGCTCAACAAAAACGGGACGGTGCCGATTGGCAACCGTCCCGTCTTATATGGATGGCGAAGATCGTTACTTGGTCACGCCCACGCGGTCACGCGACACATCCATCACCATGCGCGTAAGCAGGTACAGGCGCGGCACGATGGAGTTCAGGTCGACGTACTCGGCGTCATTCGAGTGCGCCCCGAAGCTGGCCAGGCCGAAGCGCTCGATCACCGGCGCCTTGGTCTTGGAGGCGGCGAAGGCCGCATCCGTACCACCACCCTCTGCCTTGTCATCAATCTCCAGTGTCTTGCCAAGCTCGCCGTAGATCTTCTGGGCATGCTCGGCCAGCGCGCGCGAAGCCGGCGTGGCCTCCAGAGGCGGGCGGCGGCGCTCGAACTTGGCCGTCACCTGCGTATCGGGAATCAGCTTGTTCTTGATGCGCTCGTTGACGGTCTCTTCCAGCTTGTCGGCATCGGCCGCGCGCAGCAGGCGCACGTCTGCCTGGGCGCTCGCCACGGCCGGAATCACGTTGCGGTTGGTGCCGGCCTGCGACACCGTCCAATTGACCTTGAGGCCGGTCTCCGGCTTGGACAGATCGCGCATCTGCAGCACCTGGTGCGACAGCTCGTACAGCGCGTTGCGGCCCTGCTCCGGCGCGCCGCCCGCGTGCGAGGCCTTGCCCTTCACATCCAGCAGGATGGCACCGATGCCGCTGGTGGCCAGCGACAGCTTGTCGGAGGTCACACGCGTGCCCTCGCACGAGAACACGGCGTCTTGTTCGGCGCCCAGCTTGGCCTGCATGGCGCGCGCGCCCGGCGAGCTGATCTCTTCATCGCCGTTGATGAGCACGGTGAGCGTGCCGTATTTCTTGAAGCCAACCGCCTGCAGGATCGACACGGTGTGCAGGATGACGGCCACGCCGTTCTTGTCGTCGGCGATACCCAGGCCGTAGGCGCGGTCGCCATCGATGCGGAACGGCTGCTGCGCGAGCATGCCCTTGAGGTACACCGTATCCATGTGCGCGATCAGCATGATGTTGCGCGTGCCCTCGCCCTTGAAGCGCGCGAGCACCATCTTGCCGATCTTCTCGGGCGTGTCGGCCATGCGGTACGCGTGGTCGCTCGGGTCGATCAGCTTGACGTCGCCACCCAGCAGGCGCAGGCGGTCGGCAATCACGCCGGCAATCTTGTCCAGGCCTTCGATGTCCTTGCTGCCGGATTCAATCGACACCAGCGTCTTCATGGTGTCGATCAGTGCAGGCTTTTCCTGCTGGGCGCGCTTATAGATCTCAGCAGGGGGCACGGCGGCGGCCTGACCCGCCACCAATGCACCGCCCATCGCCAGCGCTGCCAGCATGACCGACCGCATTCCCCTCACCATCGACTTGGCTCTCATGGACGTTCCTCACCTATGTAGTTATGGTCTGCAACAAAATCAGACTGCGATTTTCGCACGCCCGCCTGATGGTTGCCTGGAGCCCTCCCCCTCGCTGAATAGGGCTTCTGACCCAACGCAATGGAATATCGGCAGTGCTGCCTAAAATCGCACCTGAAACGACAGCACACCGCTGACACTGTCGCTACAATTGCTGCCATGCAATACATCCATGTCGTCAACGGCGATGTTGCCGGCGCCACGCTCAAGCAGGCGCTCGCACAGGCAGGCCGCCCCGATTCCGTCGTAGTGCTGCGCGACGACCTCGCCGTCGGGCCGCTGGCCGACGTCGATAGCGTGGCCATGGCGCGCTCGGGCTTCTGGCAGCGCGTGGCGCCCACCAGCAGCATCGATTTCGCCACTGAAATGCGCGACGCACTGGCGTCATTGGCAGACCTGCGCGATGCCACCACCGAGGTGGCGATCTGGCACGGCCAGAGTGCGTCGGACCAACTCATGCTGCGCCGGGTGGCGTTCCATCTGCATCAATCGCCGCAGCGGATCAACGAAATCGGCATGGATGCGCGCGAACTGGAAACGCCCAACGGCCAGGGGCCACTCACGACCATCGGCATGTATTCCGGGGCGCGACTGGCGCGGCGGTTCTCGACCATCGCACCGGTATCCGTGCTGCGCATCGGTCGCCTGGCGTACGAGTGGCAGCAGACCGTGCGCGAGAACGCCGACGTGCGCCTGTGGAAGGGCAACACGCTGGTACCGGTGTCATACGCCACGGTCGACGAAGTGATTCTGGAGCACGTGCCGACCGACTGGGCCAGCGCACGCGACGTGGTCGGCAGCATCATGGGCGCCATCGATGGGTTGCTCGCCAGCGACTGGTTCGTCTTCTGGCGTTGCCGCGAACTGGTCGGCAACGGCCAGTTGCTGCTGCGCGGTGAAGCCGACTCGCTCTCCACATGCGAGCTGCGCCGCAATGTGAGCGTGGCGATTTAAGTTCACCGCAGTCGGGCCGTTGATAGGCCTATCCAAAAGGAGCGCCCAGAGCGCTCCTTTTTTGTTCACCCCGTCTTCTCAGTGTGTGCCTACAGGCTGGCAGGCTTCGGCCGTCAATCCAGAAGCAGACCAACCATCCCATTCCGGGGGCACACGTGGACATCTCTTCCCTCAGCAGCAATGCATCGCTGTATGCGACGAGCAGCCTCTCGTCGACCAGCGCGACTACCGCAACAACGGCCACTTCCACCAGCGACACGTCCGGCACCACCGGCACGACGCCGGTACGCCACCATCGCCATCATGGCGGCGGCGGTGGCGGCGGTGATTTCATGCAAGCGATCGAGCAGGCACTCGCCCAAGCCGGCGTGTCGGATCCCTCGGCAATCTCGTCGACGTCATCGACATCATCGACCAGCGCAACCAGTGGTGTCAGCAGCACCGGCAGCACGGCCGCCGCCAACGCGACCGACGGCTCGACTCCACCGCCTCCGCCCGCTGTTGGCGACGACGCGTCGGTGGGCAAAGACATCCACAAGCTCAAGCACGACTTGTTTGCAGCGCTGAAGAGCGCGAGCGGCAGCGACAGCACGTCCAGTACAGGCGGCGCTTCGGGCAGCTATGGGTCGGACCTGTCGTCGGGCCTGCAGAACCTGATCTCGCAGCTCAACAGCGGGGATACCTCGTCGAACAGCGCGTTGTCGGCGCTGCAATCGGATTTCCAGCAGCTCGTGGGCAACGTGCAAGGCGGTTCGAGCAGCAGCTCCAGCGGCACGGGCGGCTCGTCGTCGTCCGCGAGCTCGGCATCGCTGCAAGACTTCCTGCAGCAGCTGGCGCAGAACCTGGGCGGTCAGTCGACGGCGTCCGTGGCCGTGGGCAGCAGCATCAACGTCTATAGCTGACCGACCGAGGCGTCAGGCGCGAGGCATCAATCCTCGCGCCGAATGCCGGCGCGCGCCGGGCAATCGATGGGCGTAGCGGGTTCACTGCCGTCGATCTCGTTGACGAGGTCGGCGTCGGGTTGGGACTCCGTCACATCGTCGTGTTCGTTGCCCTCGCCCCACGGCATGCCCGATTCACGCAGGCGTTTGCGCTGCATGCGGTCGCGCTGGAACATCTCAGCCAGTTCATCGCGGCCCTGCTGGGCGAGCGACACGAGCTTCTTCTGATCGCGATAGACCGGGTAGACCTGATCCATGGAATTGAGCGTGTGACGGCGGAACGTCTGGGCAATGCGGTGCGCCTCGTACGGCTCCTTGCCCAGACCCTCCAGCACGCGGCGGCCGAGCATCAACGAGCCCTCAAACATCTCCCGCTCGATCACCTCCACGCCGCGGTCACGCAACTGGTACACGTGCGACACGTTGCGCGCCCGGACGTACAGCGTCAGGTGCGGGAATCGCTCACGCACGCGGTCAACCACCTCCAGGCTGGTCTCCATATCGTCGATGGCGACGACCATCATGCGGGCCTTGTCGGCACCGGCGGTTTCCAGCAGGTCCATGCGCGTGGCATCACCATAGAAAACCTTGAAGCCGAAGCGGCGCAGCATGTCGATCTGGTCAGGATCGTGGTCGAGCACCGTGGCGCTGTAGCCCTGGCTGTAGAGCAGGCGCCCGACGATCTGCCCGAAGCGGCCGAAACCGGCGATGATGACCTGGTTGTCCTGCGGTTCGATGGCCTCCGGCACGCGCTTCTTTCCGCTGGTCAGGCGCGGCACGAGAAACTTGTCGTGGAACAGCAGCAGCAACGGCGTGGCCGCCATTGACAGGGCCACCACCAGGTTCAGCGTGGCCGCCGTCTCTGCGCCCAGCACCTCGCCCGCCACGCTGGGGCCGAACACCACAAAGGCAAATTCACCGCCCTGCGAGAGCAGGAACGCAAACAGCCACGCCTGCCCGCGTGCAATGCCAAAGCGCGTGGCCAGCAAGCGCAGTGCGCCAATCTTCACCACCAGGAAGACCACCACCAGCACCACCACCGCCAGCGGCTGGCGCATCAGCACACCAAAGTCGATCGACATGCCCACGGCCAGGAAGAACAGCCCGAGCAGCAGGCCCTTGAACGGCTCGATATCGGTTTCCAGCGCGTGGCGGTATTCGGAATCGGCCAGCAGCACACCGGCAATGAAGGCACCCAGCGCCATCGACAAGCCCACGCTGTGCATCAGCAGTGCAATGCCCACCACCAGCAGCAGCGAGAACGAGGTGAACATCTCGCGCATGTTGGTGCGGGCAATTGCACGCAGCACCGGCCGCAGGACCGTACGCCCGCCAAAGATGACCGCCGCCACCACGCCCACGGCCTTGGCCGCCGCCATCCAGCTGTGGCTGCCGGACGCATCCCCCGCGTCGGCCGCCAGCAGTGGCAGCAGCGCGATCATCGGGATGGCCGCAATGTCCTGGAACAGCAGAATGCCGAAGCTGGCCGTGCCAGCCGGCGTGCGCATCAAGTTGCGCTCGGAGAGCGTAGCCAGCGCGATGGCGGTGGACGACAACGCCAGCCCCAGCCCCGCCACCACCGCCGCGCGCCACGGGTGGCCGACCGCCATGACCGCCAGCCCGACCATCAGCGCGCACACCGCCAACTGCAGCCCGCCGTACCCGAAGATGCTGCGCC
Proteins encoded in this window:
- the kefC gene encoding glutathione-regulated potassium-efflux system protein KefC, with translation MQSHDLLVNFVIYLAAAVAAVPLARRLGLGSVLGYLLAGVIVGPWGLRLITNVQSILDFSEFGVVLMMFVIGLELEPARLWSLRRSIFGYGGLQLAVCALMVGLAVMAVGHPWRAAVVAGLGLALSSTAIALATLSERNLMRTPAGTASFGILLFQDIAAIPMIALLPLLAADAGDASGSHSWMAAAKAVGVVAAVIFGGRTVLRPVLRAIARTNMREMFTSFSLLLVVGIALLMHSVGLSMALGAFIAGVLLADSEYRHALETDIEPFKGLLLGLFFLAVGMSIDFGVLMRQPLAVVVLVVVFLVVKIGALRLLATRFGIARGQAWLFAFLLSQGGEFAFVVFGPSVAGEVLGAETAATLNLVVALSMAATPLLLLFHDKFLVPRLTSGKKRVPEAIEPQDNQVIIAGFGRFGQIVGRLLYSQGYSATVLDHDPDQIDMLRRFGFKVFYGDATRMDLLETAGADKARMMVVAIDDMETSLEVVDRVRERFPHLTLYVRARNVSHVYQLRDRGVEVIEREMFEGSLMLGRRVLEGLGKEPYEAHRIAQTFRRHTLNSMDQVYPVYRDQKKLVSLAQQGRDELAEMFQRDRMQRKRLRESGMPWGEGNEHDDVTESQPDADLVNEIDGSEPATPIDCPARAGIRRED